In a single window of the Maniola jurtina chromosome 4, ilManJurt1.1, whole genome shotgun sequence genome:
- the LOC123864460 gene encoding uncharacterized protein LOC123864460 isoform X2 yields the protein MRTPACVGILILLRLQVFVRSFGFSVLPPILSNIPNYLRDSEMLCFIDNNPLFCPKSSLSPPYIKPYVINPARERKRYDQVSPDSVDPSAFRRPPLHSNPQKQLLSLFQYQPSGELHGSSYNSRPLDHKKYDQVGPDSVDPSVFRRPPLHSNPQKQLLSSFQHQPSCEHHGSLYNSRPLDHKKFNYEVTTVKNIIKPWSEYSILPSHSNVVDESGSTTEHNIFTSVTKPDRGSKVHESLFDKFTKSLDRFERKFYETTFNELLSISPPDRFENGISFAQSGLFLYLALMALSTEVDWVSSAEIDSNLQLASSNLDKIKLLRQITSWLPPSNDNLKFRWATRLVLEPGLPVSRKFLNGTASALRIQVEWLNGTETMANLTNTLNSRVETDSGGALRNTFEEDDFSEGTCSILLNTMYVRARWRAPPTVLNGSWPFRDSEHTQPQRSVRMIRINDVMRYAALKEWNAEAIEIRYATPGLTLVLLVPEGHTIKNLTTIMTTSSLRGIDEKLRTMRVAAIMPIYTLRMTLLLPGKLQEMGISRLVEINNKTSSGCGQLRLSHAVQRIMFWAEAGRNAYKDDGIEWDESPEIEIIVDRPYLFYVRWKNVTLMNGNFVL from the exons AATATTATCTAACATCCCAAATTACCTGAGGGATTCTGAAATGTTATGTTTTATTGACAATAATCCGTTATTTTGTCCGAAATCCTCTCTTAGCCCTCCATACATTAAACCCTATGTCATTAATCCTGCTAGAGAAAGAAAAAGATATGATCAAGTCAGTCCAGACTCAGTAGATCCAAGTGCCTTTCGTCGGCCTCCATTGCACAGTAATCCTCAGAAACAGTTGCTTTCTTTGTTCCAATATCAACCCAGTGGTGAACTTCATGGCAGTTCATATAATTCGCGTCCATTGGACCATAAAAAATATGATCAAGTCGGTCCAGACTCAGTAGATCCAAGTGTCTTTCGTCGGCCTCCATTGCACAGTAATCCTCAGAAACAGTTGCTTTCTTCGTTCCAACATCAACCCAGTTGCGAACATCATGGCAGTTTATAT AATTCGCGTCCATTGGACCATAAGAAATTTAACTATGAGGTAACAACCGTGAAGAATATAATTAAACCTTGGTCGGAATACTCAATTTTGCCTTCACACAGTAATGTGGTAGATGAAAGTGGGTCTACAActgaacataatatatttacaagTGTGACGAAGCCGGACCGAGGAAGTAAAGTGCACGAGTCTCTCTTTGATAAGTTTACGAAATCACTAGATCGATTTGAACGTAAATTTTATGAG ACTACATTTAATGAACTTTTATCTATAAGTCCGCCCGACCGCTTTGAAAATGGGATCAGTTTTGCTCAATCCGGCCTGTTCCTGTATTTGGCGCTTATGGCGCTGTCCACGGAAGTCGATTGGGTTTCTTCTGCCGAAATTGACTCCAACTTACAACTCGCATCATCTAACCTG GACAAAATAAAACTTCTGAGGCAGATCACATCGTGGCTACCTCCGTCAAATGATAACCTAAAGTTCCGCTGGGCTACGCGCTTGGTGCTGGAACCAGGGTTGCCAGTTAGTCGAAAATTTCTGAATGGAACTGCTTCAGCTCTAAGAATACAAGTAGAATGGTTAAATGGAACAGAAACAATGGCAAATCTTACTAACACATTAAACAGCAGG GTGGAAACAGATTCTGGTGGTGCGCTGCGCAATACTTTCGAAGAAGACGATTTCTCAGAGGGTACGTGTTCGATTCTTCTGAATACGATGTACGTCCGCGCGCGCTGGCGGGCTCCGCCCACCGTGCTCAACGGCTCATGGCCTTTCCGAGACTCTGAGCACACGCAACCTCAACGTTCAGTGAGGATGATCAGAATAAACGACGTCATGCGATATGCTGCTCTCAAGGAATGGAATGCTGAG gcTATAGAGATCAGATATGCAACACCCGGCCTCACTCTCGTGTTACTGGTTCCTGAAGGTCATACAATAAAGAACTTGACGACAATTATGACTACAAGTAGTTTGCGGGGCATTGATGAGAAATTGCGTACAATGCGGGTAGCTGCGATAATGCCTATTTACACACTGCGTATGACATTACTGTTGCCTGGGAAACTTCAagag ATGGGTATATCTCGTTTGGtagagataaataataaaacgagCAGTGGATGCGGGCAACTGAGATTATCTCACGCAGTTCAGCGAATCATGTTTTGGGCGGAGGCTGGCCGAAATGCTTATAAAGATGACG GTATTGAATGGGATGAGTCTCCGGAGATAGAAATAATCGTGGATCGTCCATATCTTTTCTACGTGCGTTGGAAAAATGTTACATTGATGAATGGAAACTTTGTATTATAG
- the LOC123864460 gene encoding uncharacterized protein LOC123864460 isoform X1 codes for MRTPACVGILILLRLQVFVRSFGFSVLPPILSNIPNYLRDSEMLCFIDNNPLFCPKSSLSPPYIKPYVINPARERKRYDQVSPDSVDPSAFRRPPLHSNPQKQLLSLFQYQPSGELHGSSYNSRPLDHKKYDQVGPDSVDPSVFRRPPLHSNPQKQLLSSFQHQPSCEHHGSLYDSRPLDHKKYGPASPDSVDPSVFHRPSLHSYPQKQLLSSFQYQSNSRPLDHKKFNYEVTTVKNIIKPWSEYSILPSHSNVVDESGSTTEHNIFTSVTKPDRGSKVHESLFDKFTKSLDRFERKFYETTFNELLSISPPDRFENGISFAQSGLFLYLALMALSTEVDWVSSAEIDSNLQLASSNLDKIKLLRQITSWLPPSNDNLKFRWATRLVLEPGLPVSRKFLNGTASALRIQVEWLNGTETMANLTNTLNSRVETDSGGALRNTFEEDDFSEGTCSILLNTMYVRARWRAPPTVLNGSWPFRDSEHTQPQRSVRMIRINDVMRYAALKEWNAEAIEIRYATPGLTLVLLVPEGHTIKNLTTIMTTSSLRGIDEKLRTMRVAAIMPIYTLRMTLLLPGKLQEMGISRLVEINNKTSSGCGQLRLSHAVQRIMFWAEAGRNAYKDDGIEWDESPEIEIIVDRPYLFYVRWKNVTLMNGNFVL; via the exons AATATTATCTAACATCCCAAATTACCTGAGGGATTCTGAAATGTTATGTTTTATTGACAATAATCCGTTATTTTGTCCGAAATCCTCTCTTAGCCCTCCATACATTAAACCCTATGTCATTAATCCTGCTAGAGAAAGAAAAAGATATGATCAAGTCAGTCCAGACTCAGTAGATCCAAGTGCCTTTCGTCGGCCTCCATTGCACAGTAATCCTCAGAAACAGTTGCTTTCTTTGTTCCAATATCAACCCAGTGGTGAACTTCATGGCAGTTCATATAATTCGCGTCCATTGGACCATAAAAAATATGATCAAGTCGGTCCAGACTCAGTAGATCCAAGTGTCTTTCGTCGGCCTCCATTGCACAGTAATCCTCAGAAACAGTTGCTTTCTTCGTTCCAACATCAACCCAGTTGCGAACATCATGGCAGTTTATATGATTCGCGTCCATTGGACCATAAAAAATATGGTCCAGCCAGTCCAGACTCAGTAGATCCAAGTGTCTTTCATCGGCCTTCATTGCATAGTTATCCTCAGAAACAGTTGCTTTCTTCTTTCCAATATCAATCCAATTCGCGTCCATTGGACCATAAGAAATTTAACTATGAGGTAACAACCGTGAAGAATATAATTAAACCTTGGTCGGAATACTCAATTTTGCCTTCACACAGTAATGTGGTAGATGAAAGTGGGTCTACAActgaacataatatatttacaagTGTGACGAAGCCGGACCGAGGAAGTAAAGTGCACGAGTCTCTCTTTGATAAGTTTACGAAATCACTAGATCGATTTGAACGTAAATTTTATGAG ACTACATTTAATGAACTTTTATCTATAAGTCCGCCCGACCGCTTTGAAAATGGGATCAGTTTTGCTCAATCCGGCCTGTTCCTGTATTTGGCGCTTATGGCGCTGTCCACGGAAGTCGATTGGGTTTCTTCTGCCGAAATTGACTCCAACTTACAACTCGCATCATCTAACCTG GACAAAATAAAACTTCTGAGGCAGATCACATCGTGGCTACCTCCGTCAAATGATAACCTAAAGTTCCGCTGGGCTACGCGCTTGGTGCTGGAACCAGGGTTGCCAGTTAGTCGAAAATTTCTGAATGGAACTGCTTCAGCTCTAAGAATACAAGTAGAATGGTTAAATGGAACAGAAACAATGGCAAATCTTACTAACACATTAAACAGCAGG GTGGAAACAGATTCTGGTGGTGCGCTGCGCAATACTTTCGAAGAAGACGATTTCTCAGAGGGTACGTGTTCGATTCTTCTGAATACGATGTACGTCCGCGCGCGCTGGCGGGCTCCGCCCACCGTGCTCAACGGCTCATGGCCTTTCCGAGACTCTGAGCACACGCAACCTCAACGTTCAGTGAGGATGATCAGAATAAACGACGTCATGCGATATGCTGCTCTCAAGGAATGGAATGCTGAG gcTATAGAGATCAGATATGCAACACCCGGCCTCACTCTCGTGTTACTGGTTCCTGAAGGTCATACAATAAAGAACTTGACGACAATTATGACTACAAGTAGTTTGCGGGGCATTGATGAGAAATTGCGTACAATGCGGGTAGCTGCGATAATGCCTATTTACACACTGCGTATGACATTACTGTTGCCTGGGAAACTTCAagag ATGGGTATATCTCGTTTGGtagagataaataataaaacgagCAGTGGATGCGGGCAACTGAGATTATCTCACGCAGTTCAGCGAATCATGTTTTGGGCGGAGGCTGGCCGAAATGCTTATAAAGATGACG GTATTGAATGGGATGAGTCTCCGGAGATAGAAATAATCGTGGATCGTCCATATCTTTTCTACGTGCGTTGGAAAAATGTTACATTGATGAATGGAAACTTTGTATTATAG
- the LOC123864481 gene encoding neuronal acetylcholine receptor subunit beta-3-like: protein MARYGALLALLLYLRILSYVWSDCPPDREQQEHDELKLHTDLLCAYKSDMRPVKDHKTAVLVKVRLALKYLSFDSLEEMVTVHSWVALNWNDPFLTWKPSEYGDINEIQIESHEIWTPGLALFNADATGYLSDSIYTTCLVTSTGKVTCVPHLAHTGICRTSLSRWPYDVQNCTLYFGSWMHTGEQINFTFYNVRPVVLEDFQNGAGWKLLNVANERLPGKYNINSTYPMLKYTFMLRREAAGLAAIVVAPSIVLVLVTLAALLLDVKDNTRLILLCFSLFGHFTMLSEIGYVVPKLSADTPIILLFVRDSLVITLTAILVTMVLTSLRKQVLPAPAWIMSLNRLVSIGPGKYIIFTEFDPSDATESKIVSEDSRSEEQNSRTTSDWIKFATVLNNLTFVVSLFVYLILICIYIPSDKK, encoded by the coding sequence ATGGCGCGTTACGGCGCTCTGCTCGCTTTACTGCTGTACCTTCGCATACTCTCCTACGTTTGGAGCGACTGTCCACCTGACCGTGAGCAGCAAGAACATGACGAGTTAAAATTACACACCGATTTATTATGTGCATACAAAAGTGACATGCGACCTGTGAAAGACCACAAAACTGCCGTGCTCGTCAAAGTGCGTTTGGCGTTGAAATATTTATCCTTTGATTCTTTAGAGGAAATGGTCACAGTGCACAGTTGGGTAGCGCTAAATTGGAACGATCCGTTTCTAACTTGGAAGCCCAGTGAATACGGTGATATAAACGAAATCCAAATCGAGAGTCACGAAATATGGACCCCAGGTTTGGCCCTGTTCAACGCAGACGCTACGGGGTATTTAAGTGACTCGATTTACACCACCTGCCTGGTCACTAGCACGGGAAAGGTAACTTGCGTGCCGCACCTCGCTCACACCGGAATTTGTCGAACGTCACTAAGCAGATGGCCGTATGATGTGCAAAATTGTACGCTCTATTTCGGTTCATGGATGCACACCGGAGAACAGATAAATTTTACGTTTTACAACGTAAGGCCGGTAGTGCTCGAGGATTTTCAAAACGGCGCCGGTTGGAAACTTTTGAACGTCGCTAATGAGCGTTTACCGGGAAAGTACAACATAAACAGCACGTATCCTATGCTTAAATACACGTTCATGTTGCGTAGAGAAGCAGCTGGCCTTGCAGCTATTGTTGTCGCGCCATCGATTGTTTTGGTACTGGTGACGCTAGCCGCTCTATTGCTAGACGTTAAGGATAACACGAGATTAATTCTCCTGTGTTTCAGTTTGTTCGGTCATTTTACCATGTTAAGTGAAATAGGTTACGTGGTACCAAAACTGAGTGCAGATACGCCGATTATTCTGCTGTTTGTGAGAGATTCCCTGGTTATCACCCTTACCGCTATATTAGTGACTATGGTTCTGACGTCTTTACGAAAGCAAGTGTTGCCGGCACCGGCTTGGATCATGTCGCTCAATAGACTAGTTAGTATCGGACCaggaaaatatattatatttacagagTTCGATCCGAGCGATGCCACAGAAAGCAAGATAGTGTCCGAAGATTCGAGATCCGAGGAGCAAAATTCGCGTACAACCTCCGACTGGATAAAATTTGCTACCGTTCTGAATAATCTAACGTTTGTCGTATCGCTCTTcgtttatttgattttaatttgcATATACATACCCAGTGATAAAAAGTAG